In the Telopea speciosissima isolate NSW1024214 ecotype Mountain lineage chromosome 2, Tspe_v1, whole genome shotgun sequence genome, one interval contains:
- the LOC122649876 gene encoding protein DOG1-like 3: MQLSSEKKRKKAIEMEVVEEDRCRSCFNSWVMQQEVDLQELLQTLTQYPRDEEKLRMVVEKNIQHFQEYNEKRTILAQDHAPSFFCPAWCTSFENSFLWIAGCRPTLSIRLVYALCGSELEAQLGEFLRGVRRGNLAELSASQLNLVNDLHCNTIREEDKLSSKMASLQEEIADQPLALMAMESNRVGDTSERVDRVLDGHALGLAAILEDADKLRLRTLKELTNILTPLQGVDLLVATRKLHLSLHEWGKKRESKQRHSTTISCSAE, translated from the coding sequence ATGCAGCTCAGttctgaaaagaagagaaaaaaagctATCGAGATGgaagtagtagaagaagaccGATGTCGCAGCTGTTTCAATAGCTGGGTTATGCAACAAGAAGTAGATCTGCAAGAGCTCCTTCAAACACTAACCCAATACCCAAGAGATGAAGAAAAGCTTCGAATGGTAGTAGAGAAGAACATCCAACACTTCCAAGAGTATAACGAGAAACGAACCATTCTGGCCCAAGACCATGCACCATCTTTCTTCTGCCCAGCCTGGTGCACCTCCTTCGAGAATTCCTTCCTTTGGATCGCTGGTTGCAGGCCTACCCTCTCCATCCGACTCGTCTACGCTCTCTGTGGTTCAGAACTCGAAGCTCAACTCGGCGAGTTCCTTAGAGGGGTTAGGAGGGGTAACCTTGCCGAGTTGTCAGCGAGTCAACTCAACCTTGTCAATGACCTTCATTGCAACACCATCAGGGAGGAGGACAAACTGTCCTCCAAGATGGCTAGTCTACAAGAGGAAATAGCGGACCAGCCGCTTGCTCTGATGGCAATGGAGTCGAACCGGGTTGGAGACACTAGTGAGCGGGTGGACCGGGTTCTTGATGGACACGCGCTTGGGTTGGCAGCCATCTTGGAGGACGCCGATAAGTTGAGGCTGCGAACGCTGAAGGAGCTGACGAACATCTTAACACCACTGCAAGGAGTTGATCTTCTGGTGGCAACTAGGAAGCTTCACCTCTCCCTTCACGAATggggaaagaaaagggaatCCAAGCAGCGTCACAGCACAACCATCTCCTGCTCAGCAGAGTAA